The Xenopus tropicalis strain Nigerian chromosome 7, UCB_Xtro_10.0, whole genome shotgun sequence genome includes a region encoding these proteins:
- the hes5.9 gene encoding hairy and enhancer of split 5, gene 9 (The RefSeq protein has 2 substitutions compared to this genomic sequence), which yields MAPYSNRMHHMENNIGKDMRKMRKPVVEKMRRDRINSSIEQLRMLLEKEFESHHLPSKPEKADILEVAVSLLRQQLQIMGKPVPTSKHIFPASTAEHVEFFTSKKHTVAEVNLLMKARESQKAGENTCWPMAPSHLAPTKQPSLAHSNEDLWRPW from the exons ATGGCTCCCTATAGCAACAGGATGCACCACATGGAGAATAACATTGGCAAAGATATGAGAAAG ATGAGAAAACCAGTGGTTGAAAAGATGAGGAGAGATCGGATTAACAGCAGCATCGAGCAGCTCAGGATGTTACTGGAGAAAGAGTTTGATAGTCATCATCTCCCATCCAAACCAGAGAAAGCTGACATTCTGGAGGTGGCAGTGAGCCTACTGAGACAGCAGCTTCAAATCATGGGCAAAC CTGTGCCAACTTCCAAACATATTTTCCCAGCATCCACAGCGGAACATGTTGAGTTCTTCACTTCTAAGAAACACACAGTTGCAGAAGTGAACCTGCTGATGAAAGCCCGCGAAAGCCAAAAGGCAGGAGAAAATACATGCTGGCCTATGGCTCCTTCTCACCAGGCCCCCACTAAGCAGCCCTCCCTAGCTCATAGTAATGAAGACCTATGGAGACCTTGGTAA